In Planctomycetia bacterium, the genomic window GAGCCAGACAAAGAAATGAATCCCAGCCAACGTGAGGCACACGGTGGCGTTCATCGTCCAGATGATGGTGATCCAGCTCATGTCTTCGATCTCGCTACCAAGCGCGCAATTCCAATCGGGAATGCAGTGATAGAGACTTATCCCCGAGCGGCAAACGCCCATTTATATCGGGCGAACGGAGGTTGAGCGATGATCGAATTACGAAGAAGCGTGGCTCCGATGCAGAACGGCCGCGGTGCCGAGGAATTCTGAGATAACGATGAACGCCTTCACCCCCCCAGCGCCATCGTGAGTCCGACCAGCACGCTTCCGAGCGCGACCATCGAGATGCCGACCAGTCCCGGCCGGCGATCGACGCACTCTCCATAGGCGTAGCCGGCGACGAACAGCATCAGGATGGCGATGCCGTTGGAGAATCGCAGAGCCGAGCCGACATCGTGCATGAATAAGAACGGAATCACCACAGGGAACGTGGAGAGGAAGACCAAGAGAAATACGCCGAGGGCGCCCAGCCAGTCGTCCTTGAGCAAGTACCTGCGGTCGGGCGGCTCCGGGAGTTGCTTGAGCCGCTGATGAATCGCTTCGAGTTCCGTCGGTTGCAGCACCGAGGCAACAACCGGTGGCAATTCCTCTGCGATGAGTCGCTGGGCCGTTTCCGGATCGGCCGCTCGGCGCACCGCGCGTAGGATCTTGAGGCCGCGTCCTTTCTCGGCGAGACTGCCCATCAGATACAGGATGCCGTCGATGATTCCCCAGACCGTATTGCACCCGAGCGCGCCGATTAGCATCGTGCGGATCTCGGCTCGATCCGCTTCCGCGACGCTCAGGGAGCCGGTAAACGTGAGCACCATGATCAGGCCGAAGAGCACCTCCGCGATACGCTCACTCGGATCGAGAACACGCGAGGAGTGCTTTTCAGAGTTGTCAGGCATGTTGGTCGTCGGTTCCGTGATCGGCTCGATTGCATCGGTGGTGACTCTCACTGCACCCGGGGCGGCAACAGGTACAACGTCATCGCAAAGATCAGGTAGACCATGAGCACAGCCACGCCGACGAACCACGCCGATCGTCCGGTGCTGGTAACGAGATTCGCCGTGAGCGTGGCGATAAGAATCATCACAACCGCACCCGGCCAGAATTGAAGCCCCATCGGCGCCGATCCGATCACATAACTCAGGAGCACCAACATCGGAGCGACGAAGAGTGCGATTTGCGAAGCGCTGCCGAGCGCGATCCCCACGCTCATGTCGAGGCGGTTCTTGCGTGCCGCGGAAAATGCCGAAGCCATCTCCGCCGCCGCCCCTACGAGCGCCACGACGATGAAGCCGACAAAAGCCGGCGACATCCCGAACTCTTCCGCCGCCTTCTGCACCGACTCGATGAACACCTCGCTCACCAGCGCCACCAACACCGTCACGCAGGCCAGCGTAGTCAGGGCCACGCCGAGCGGCCAATGCGTTTCGCCCTCCTCGGCGTGTTCGGCGCTCGCAAACATCTCGCGATGCGTCTTAAGCGAGAACAGCATGCTTAATCCGTACGTCGCAATGAGCAGTACCGCCAGCCCGACGCTCAATCTCTGAGTGAACCCCGCCCCCACGGCGTCGGCGGCCGAGAGCGCCGAAGGGATCAGCAATGCGATCGTCGCCAGAAACAGCAGTCCCGCTTGCACGCGGGCGTTAGTCCTGTTGTATTCTTGCACGTGATGCTTGAGCCCGCCGAGCAGGAACGAAGCTCCCAGCATAAAGAGCGTATTGGTGACGATCGCGCCGGCGATCGACGCCTTTACCAGCATATGTTCTCCGGCGCGCAAAGCGGCGAGCGCGATCACCAGTTCGGTGAGGTTGCCCAAGGTCGCGTTCAACAAGCCGCCGACCGCATCGCCCGTCTTCGCCGCTACGGATTCCGTTGCGTGGCTCAACAGCGCCGCCAACGGCACGATCGCCAAGACCGAGAGCACGAAGAGCAGCGTATGCGCCTCGGGCTTGAACTGCGCCGCGGCAAACACAACGGGCACGAACGCTAGCAGCCAGAGCAGCGGACTGCGGCGAATTTGTTCTAGGAGCGGTTTCATAGGTGATTTCGGCTTGGTTCCTGAACCCGATCGCATTCGCCGATCAAGCTAGCATATGCGTCCGGCCGATGATAACGATAACTGTTTCTTCGTAATAGCTGCGGCTCCGGTGAAGATTGCCTTCGATCGCTCACTCTAGTTAGACCGAGCAGAGCGCCGCATGCGACCGACTTTCTTTCGTCTCCGCTGCGCCGCTCGAAGCGTCGCCGCCCTGTTGATCGTCGCCGCGCTTGATTCCCTCGTTCAAGCTCAACTGCCGGCCGATCGATTTACAGGCTCAGATTCAACGGCAGAAGCAGCGCCGGGAGCTCCAAGCCCGCCGGAGTTCG contains:
- a CDS encoding VIT1/CCC1 transporter family protein, coding for MPDNSEKHSSRVLDPSERIAEVLFGLIMVLTFTGSLSVAEADRAEIRTMLIGALGCNTVWGIIDGILYLMGSLAEKGRGLKILRAVRRAADPETAQRLIAEELPPVVASVLQPTELEAIHQRLKQLPEPPDRRYLLKDDWLGALGVFLLVFLSTFPVVIPFLFMHDVGSALRFSNGIAILMLFVAGYAYGECVDRRPGLVGISMVALGSVLVGLTMALGG
- the cax gene encoding calcium/proton exchanger, coding for MKPLLEQIRRSPLLWLLAFVPVVFAAAQFKPEAHTLLFVLSVLAIVPLAALLSHATESVAAKTGDAVGGLLNATLGNLTELVIALAALRAGEHMLVKASIAGAIVTNTLFMLGASFLLGGLKHHVQEYNRTNARVQAGLLFLATIALLIPSALSAADAVGAGFTQRLSVGLAVLLIATYGLSMLFSLKTHREMFASAEHAEEGETHWPLGVALTTLACVTVLVALVSEVFIESVQKAAEEFGMSPAFVGFIVVALVGAAAEMASAFSAARKNRLDMSVGIALGSASQIALFVAPMLVLLSYVIGSAPMGLQFWPGAVVMILIATLTANLVTSTGRSAWFVGVAVLMVYLIFAMTLYLLPPRVQ